In Fundulus heteroclitus isolate FHET01 chromosome 18, MU-UCD_Fhet_4.1, whole genome shotgun sequence, a single genomic region encodes these proteins:
- the nup88 gene encoding nucleoporin 88: protein MAAFGADRWLNDLPNHAIFQKIRERSDSECGTSGREKAKNLTFCLGGDFFLWDDPEGVFYTTNLRQLNSAQPEGSGKYQTLQCINPPLFPVCQVLLSPTQHHVALVGLRGVSVLELPQRWGKRSEFEGGRDTINCKTIPVAERFFTSSPSVSLRQAAWYPSETDEPHLALLTSDNTIRFYGLKLPHTPAKVLPVSQSEDESSLHPPARSYAASLGEIAVAFDFGPACCPPRRLAAQCAKDRPVYPLYVLYENGETYVSYTGQANGLSATRPAGPLPMYPAAEDNYGYDACAVLCLPCAPCILVIATESGTLYHCVVLESEEEEEAGAVETWSGGAQATPALYVFECVELELTLKVAAAEEDDAQELDFTCPVRLHRDPLCQQRYHCTHEAGVHSVGLIWLHKLQRFLRSNEEDKDGLQELAAEKRCIVEHILCTRPLLSSQSAPVRGFLIVSDLSLGATMVCVTAGYECVMLPLLSSIRPPSPPLLCSEPGPGSASSPLRGLASSDSFEQHIRRVLTRSSNNPVVLKAGDKEASPPPAECLQLLSRATQVFREEYIMKQDMAREEIQRRVKLLTGQKAKQVEELALCREEKKSLTEAAERLADKYEDAKYRQETLMNRVKKVLCSLQSQLPVLSNSEKDMKKELQSIGDQLKNLDNCIRQVNMKMAYQRKQVDKDTSASRAPVPLNAQHKKVVQDVLREQGQQIGDMMKQIKDIKSHFSF, encoded by the coding sequence ATGGCGGCCTTCGGCGCAGATCGCTGGCTGAATGATTTACCGAATCACGCTATTTTCCAAAAGATACGCGAGAGGTCAGACTCGGAATGCGGGACTAGCGGCAGGGAAAAGGCCAAAAACCTGACCTTCTGCCTGGGGGGAGACTTTTTCCTGTGGGACGACCCCGAAGGCGTGTTTTACACCACCAACCTGCGGCAGTTGAACTCCGCTCAGCCCGAGGGCAGCGGGAAGTACCAGACGCTGCAGTGCATCAACCCGCCCCTGTTCCCGGTCTGCCAGGTGCTGCTCAGCCCCACGCAGCACCACGTCGCGCTGGTCGGACTCAGGGGGGTCTCGGTGCTCGAGCTGCCCCAGCGGTGGGGCAAGAGGTCCGAGTTCGAGGGGGGCCGCGACACCATCAACTGCAAGACCATCCCGGTGGCGGAGCGCTTCTTCACCAGCTCGCCGTCGGTGAGCCTGCGCCAGGCGGCCTGGTACCCGAGCGAGACGGACGAGCCCCACCTGGCGCTGCTCACGTCCGACAACACCATCCGCTTCTACGGGCTGAAGCTGCCCCACACGCCGGCCAAGGTGCTGCCCGTGTCGCAGTCGGAGGACGAAAGCAGCCTCCACCCGCCGGCGCGCTCTTACGCGGCGTCTCTGGGGGAAATAGCCGTGGCCTTTGACTTCGGCCCGGCGTGCTGCCCTCCTCGGCGGCTGGCGGCTCAATGCGCCAAGGACCGGCCGGTTTATCCCCTCTACGTCCTCTATGAGAACGGGGAGACCTACGTGAGCTACACCGGCCAGGCGAACGGCCTGAGCGCGACCAGACCGGCCGGGCCGCTCCCCATGTACCCGGCGGCGGAGGACAACTACGGCTACGACGCGTGCGCCGTCCTGTGCCTGCCCTGCGCGCCTTGCATCCTGGTGATCGCCACCGAGTCGGGGACGCTGTATCACTGCGTGGTGCTGGAgtccgaggaggaggaggaggccggGGCGGTGGAGACGTGGAGCGGGGGCGCGCAGGCGACGCCGGCCCTCTACGTGTTCGAGTGCGTGGAGCTGGAGCTGACGCTCAAAGTGGCGGCGGCGGAGGAGGACGACGCGCAGGAGCTGGACTTCACCTGTCCCGTCCGGCTGCACAGGGACCCGCTGTGCCAGCAGAGGTACCACTGCACCCACGAGGCCGGCGTGCACAGCGTGGGGCTCATATGGCTCCACAAGCTGCAAAGGTTCCTGCGCTCCAACGAGGAGGACAAGGACGGCCTGCAGGAGCTGGCCGCCGAGAAGCGCTGCATCGTGGAGCACATTCTCTGCACCAGACCCCTGCTGAGCAGCCAGTCGGCTCCGGTGCGCGGCTTCCTCATCGTCTCCGACCTGTCTCTGGGCGCCACCATGGTCTGCGTCACCGCCGGCTACGAGTGCGTCATGCTGCCGCTGCTCAGCTCCATCCGGCCGCCCTCCCCGCCGCTGCTGTGCTCCGAGCCGGGCCCCGGCTCCGCCAGCTCGCCCCTCCGCGGCCTGGCCAGCAGCGACTCCTTCGAGCAGCACATCCGCCGCGTCCTGACGCGCAGCTCCAACAACCCCGTGGTGCTGAAGGCCGGCGACAAGGAGGCGTCCCCGCCGCCCGCCGAGTGCCTGCAGCTCCTCAGCAGAGCCACGCAGGTGTTCCGGGAGGAGTACATCATGAAGCAGGACATGGCCCGGGAGGAGATCCAGAGACGGGTGAAGCTCCTGACGGGCCAGAAGGCCAAGCaggtggaggagctggccctGTGCAGGGAGGAGAAGAAGAGCCTGACGGAGGCGGCGGAGAGGCTGGCCGACAAGTACGAAGACGCCAAGTACCGACAGGAGACGCTGATGAACCGGGTGAAAAAGGTGCTGTGCAGCCTGCAGAGCCAGCTGCCCGTCCTCTCCAACAGCGAGAAGGACAtgaagaaggagctgcagagcatCGGCGACCAGCTGAAGAACCTGGACAACTGCATCCGACAGGTGAACATGAAGATGGCGTACCAGAGGAAGCAGGTGGACAAGGACACGTCTGCGTCCCGGGCGCCGGTGCCGCTCAACGCGCAGCACAAGAAGGTGGTCCAGGATGTCCTCAGAGAGCAGGGACAGCAGATCGGAGACATGATGAAGCAGATCAAAGACATCAAAAGTCACTTCAGCTTCTAA
- the ehd2b gene encoding EH domain-containing protein 2b isoform X2 has protein sequence MSRWGRKNVKKAPEVIRTVTEGLKSLYRKKLLPLEQYYGFHDFHSPSLEDADFDNKPMVLVVGQYSTGKTTFIKYLLEQDIPGSRVGPEPTTDCFTAIMHGDVEGVIPGNALIVDPNKPFRKLNPFGNTFLNRFQCAQMPNQVLESISIIDTPGILSGAKQRVSRGYDFPAVLRWFAERVDRIILLFDAHKLEISDEFSEAIGALKGNEDKLRVVLNKADMVGTQQLMRVYGALMWSLGKVFGTPEVLRVYIGSFWSEPLLVPDNRRLFELEEEDLFADIQNLPRNAALRKLNDLVKRARLVRVHAHIISYLKQEMPSVFRKDNKKKNLIYQLPVIFTKIQLQHNISAGDFPDCAKMQEQLMAHDFSKFKTLKPNLMAALDDLLSSDIAKLMPLLRQEELEAGDQPGVQGGAFLGGRVGPFTEGDPFAEENGEGCEEEEDWVVTKDKPKYDEIFYNLAPNEGKLSGTKAKDWMVSTRLPNSVLGRIWKLSDVDRDGMLDDEEFALASHLIEVKLDGHGLPPELPSRLIPPSKRRQKGSDA, from the exons ATGTCACGCTGGGGGCGTAAAAACGTAAAGAAGGCGCCGGAGGTGATCCGCACTGTGACAGAAGGGCTGAAGTCTTTGTACCGTAAGAAGCTGCTGCCCCTGGAGCAGTACTACGGCTTCCATGACTTCCACTCCCCGAGTCTGGAGGATGCCGACTTTGACAACAAGCCCATGGTTCTGGTGGTGGGACAGTACTCCACTGGAAAGACCACATTCATCAA GTATCTACTGGAGCAGGATATTCCCGGGAGCAGGGTGGGCCCCGAACCCACCACTGACTGCTTCACTGCCATCATGCACGGAGACGTGGAGGGCGTTATTCCCGGGAACGCCCTCATCGTGGACCCCAACAAGCCGTTCCGTAAACTCAACCCGTTCGGAAACACCTTCCTCAACAG ATTTCAGTGTGCCCAGATGCCCAACCAGGTCCTGGAGAGCATCAGCATCATTGACACACCGGGGATCCTGTCCGGCGCCAAGCAGAGAGTAAGCCGAG GCTACGACTTCCCGGCTGTGCTGCGCTGGTTCGCGGAGCGCGTCGACCGCATCATCCTGCTGTTCGACGCCCACAAGCTGGAGATCTCCGACGAGTTCTCCGAGGCCATCGGGGCACTGAAGGGCAACGAGGACAAGCTGCGGGTGGTGCTCAACAAAGCCGACATGGTGGGCACCCAGCAGCTGATGAGAGTGTACGGGGCGCTGATGTGGTCCCTGGGGAAGGTGTTCGGCACGCCCGAGGTTCTGCGCGTCTACATCGGCTCCTTCTGGTCAGAGCCGCTCCTGGTCCCCGATAACCGCAGGCTGTttgagctggaggaggaggatctgttCGCCGACATCCAGAACCTCCCTCGCAACGCAGCCTTACGCAAGCTCAACGACCTGGTGAAGAGGGCGCGTCTGGTCAGG GTTCACGCCCACATCATCAGCTACCTGAAGCAGGAGATGCCGTCTGTCTTCAGGAAGGACAACAAGAAGAAGAACCTCATCTATCAGCTGCCCGTTATCTTCACCAAGATTCAGCTGCAGCACAACATTTCGGCTGGGGACTTCCCAGATTGTGCCAAGATGCAG GAACAGCTGATGGCTCACGACTTCAGCAAGTTCAAGACCCTGAAGCCCAACCTGATGGCGGCCCTGGACGATTTGCTCTCCTCCGACATCGCCAAGCTGATGCCGCTGCTGCgccaggaggagctggaggcagGCGACCAGCCCGGCGTGCAGGGCGGCGCCTTCCTGGGGGGCCGGGTCGGGCCCTTCACAGAGGGCGACCCGTTCGCCGAGGAGAACGGAGAGGGgtgcgaggaggaggaggactggGTGGTGACCAAAGACAAGCCCAAGTATGATGAGATCTTCTACAACCTCGCCCCCAACGAGGGCAAGCTGAGCGGCACCAAGGCCAAGGACTGGATGGTGAGCACGCGCCTGCCCAACTCGGTGCTGGGTCGCATCTGGAAGCTGTCGGATGTGGACCGCGACGGCATGCTGGATGATGAGGAGTTTGCCCTGGCCAGCCATCTGATCGAGGTGAAGCTGGATGGCCACGGTCTTCCTCCCGAGCTGCCCAGCCGTCTCATCCCGCCCTCCAAGCGCCGGCAGAAGGGCTCTGACGCTTAA
- the ehd2b gene encoding EH domain-containing protein 2b isoform X1, producing the protein MSRWGRKNVKKAPEVIRTVTEGLKSLYRKKLLPLEQYYGFHDFHSPSLEDADFDNKPMVLVVGQYSTGKTTFIKYLLEQDIPGSRVGPEPTTDCFTAIMHGDVEGVIPGNALIVDPNKPFRKLNPFGNTFLNRFQCAQMPNQVLESISIIDTPGILSGAKQRVSRGERGDKGYDFPAVLRWFAERVDRIILLFDAHKLEISDEFSEAIGALKGNEDKLRVVLNKADMVGTQQLMRVYGALMWSLGKVFGTPEVLRVYIGSFWSEPLLVPDNRRLFELEEEDLFADIQNLPRNAALRKLNDLVKRARLVRVHAHIISYLKQEMPSVFRKDNKKKNLIYQLPVIFTKIQLQHNISAGDFPDCAKMQEQLMAHDFSKFKTLKPNLMAALDDLLSSDIAKLMPLLRQEELEAGDQPGVQGGAFLGGRVGPFTEGDPFAEENGEGCEEEEDWVVTKDKPKYDEIFYNLAPNEGKLSGTKAKDWMVSTRLPNSVLGRIWKLSDVDRDGMLDDEEFALASHLIEVKLDGHGLPPELPSRLIPPSKRRQKGSDA; encoded by the exons ATGTCACGCTGGGGGCGTAAAAACGTAAAGAAGGCGCCGGAGGTGATCCGCACTGTGACAGAAGGGCTGAAGTCTTTGTACCGTAAGAAGCTGCTGCCCCTGGAGCAGTACTACGGCTTCCATGACTTCCACTCCCCGAGTCTGGAGGATGCCGACTTTGACAACAAGCCCATGGTTCTGGTGGTGGGACAGTACTCCACTGGAAAGACCACATTCATCAA GTATCTACTGGAGCAGGATATTCCCGGGAGCAGGGTGGGCCCCGAACCCACCACTGACTGCTTCACTGCCATCATGCACGGAGACGTGGAGGGCGTTATTCCCGGGAACGCCCTCATCGTGGACCCCAACAAGCCGTTCCGTAAACTCAACCCGTTCGGAAACACCTTCCTCAACAG ATTTCAGTGTGCCCAGATGCCCAACCAGGTCCTGGAGAGCATCAGCATCATTGACACACCGGGGATCCTGTCCGGCGCCAAGCAGAGAGTAAGCCGAGGTGAGCGGGGCGACAAAG GCTACGACTTCCCGGCTGTGCTGCGCTGGTTCGCGGAGCGCGTCGACCGCATCATCCTGCTGTTCGACGCCCACAAGCTGGAGATCTCCGACGAGTTCTCCGAGGCCATCGGGGCACTGAAGGGCAACGAGGACAAGCTGCGGGTGGTGCTCAACAAAGCCGACATGGTGGGCACCCAGCAGCTGATGAGAGTGTACGGGGCGCTGATGTGGTCCCTGGGGAAGGTGTTCGGCACGCCCGAGGTTCTGCGCGTCTACATCGGCTCCTTCTGGTCAGAGCCGCTCCTGGTCCCCGATAACCGCAGGCTGTttgagctggaggaggaggatctgttCGCCGACATCCAGAACCTCCCTCGCAACGCAGCCTTACGCAAGCTCAACGACCTGGTGAAGAGGGCGCGTCTGGTCAGG GTTCACGCCCACATCATCAGCTACCTGAAGCAGGAGATGCCGTCTGTCTTCAGGAAGGACAACAAGAAGAAGAACCTCATCTATCAGCTGCCCGTTATCTTCACCAAGATTCAGCTGCAGCACAACATTTCGGCTGGGGACTTCCCAGATTGTGCCAAGATGCAG GAACAGCTGATGGCTCACGACTTCAGCAAGTTCAAGACCCTGAAGCCCAACCTGATGGCGGCCCTGGACGATTTGCTCTCCTCCGACATCGCCAAGCTGATGCCGCTGCTGCgccaggaggagctggaggcagGCGACCAGCCCGGCGTGCAGGGCGGCGCCTTCCTGGGGGGCCGGGTCGGGCCCTTCACAGAGGGCGACCCGTTCGCCGAGGAGAACGGAGAGGGgtgcgaggaggaggaggactggGTGGTGACCAAAGACAAGCCCAAGTATGATGAGATCTTCTACAACCTCGCCCCCAACGAGGGCAAGCTGAGCGGCACCAAGGCCAAGGACTGGATGGTGAGCACGCGCCTGCCCAACTCGGTGCTGGGTCGCATCTGGAAGCTGTCGGATGTGGACCGCGACGGCATGCTGGATGATGAGGAGTTTGCCCTGGCCAGCCATCTGATCGAGGTGAAGCTGGATGGCCACGGTCTTCCTCCCGAGCTGCCCAGCCGTCTCATCCCGCCCTCCAAGCGCCGGCAGAAGGGCTCTGACGCTTAA